One Benincasa hispida cultivar B227 chromosome 5, ASM972705v1, whole genome shotgun sequence genomic window carries:
- the LOC120078101 gene encoding 2-alkenal reductase (NADP(+)-dependent)-like, with the protein MADIGEEVKNKQVIFRDYVSGFPKESDFIITTATIRLKLPEGSNGVLVKTLYLSCDPYMRMLMESRSGPTSYSPGSLVYGFGVAKVLESAHSDFNEGDQLWGILKWEEYSVVEEPGKLFKIHHTDVPLSYYTGILGMPGITAYFGFHDICSPKKGEYVFVSAASGAVGQLVGQLAKLMGCYVVGSAGSKEKIELLKNKFGFDEVFNYKEEQDLDAALKRCFPEGIDIYFENVGGKMLDAVLLNMRPHGRIAVCGMISQYNLDQSEGVHNLLHLVLQRIRMEGFSAPDYFHLNANFLEAMLPYIREGKINYVEDMVHGLESGPAALIGLFSGRNIGKQVVAISTE; encoded by the exons ATGGCGGACATAGGCGAGGAAGTGAAGAACAAGCAGGTGATTTTTCGGGACTATGTTAGTGGTTTCCCTAAGGAATCCGATTTCATCATTACCACTGCTACCATCCGCTTGAAGCTTCCTGAAGGTTCAAATGGCGTTTTGGTCAAAACACTTTATCTTTCTTGCGATCCCTACATGCGAATGCTCATGGAAAGTCGATCCGGCCCGACTTCTTATTCCCCTGGCTCT TTGGTATATGGGTTTGGAGTAGCTAAAGTTTTGGAGTCTGCACACTCGGACTTCAATGAAGGTGACCAACTTTGGGGAATATTGAAATGGGAAGAATACTCTGTCGTGGAGGAGCCTGGAAAACTCTTCAAAATCCACCATACTGATGTGCCCCTCTCATATTATACTGGAATTCTCG GTATGCCTGGTATAACTGCTTATTTTGGATTTCATGATATATGCTCCCCCAAGAAGGGAGAATATGTGTTTGTATCAGCAGCTTCTGGTGCAGTTGGTCAACTTGTTGGCCAATTAGCAAAGTTGATGGGTTGTTATGTTGTTGGGAGTGCTGGAAGCAAAGAGAAG ATTGAGCTGCTGAAAAACAAGTTCGGATTTGATGAGGTTTTCAACTACAAGGAAGAACAGGACTTAGATGCGGCACTAAAGCG GTGCTTCCCTGAAGGTATAGATATTTACTTTGAAAATGTAGGAGGGAAGATGCTTGATGCAGTGCTTTTAAACATGAGGCCTCATGGTCGGATTGCAGTATGTGGAATGATATCTCAATACAACCTCGATCAGTCAGAGGGTGTGCATAATCTCTTGCATCTTGTACTTCAGCGGATCCGCATGGAAGGTTTCAGTGCTCCTGACTATTTCCACCTTAATGCTAACTTCTTAGAAGCAATGTTGCCTTATATCAGAGAAGGGAAGATAAACTATGTCGAGGACATGGTTCACGGCCTTGAGAGTGGCCCAGCAGCTTTGATTGGACTCTTTAGTGGTCGCAATATTGGAAAACAAGTAGTTGCCATCTCCACAGAATGA